In one window of Prionailurus bengalensis isolate Pbe53 chromosome B3, Fcat_Pben_1.1_paternal_pri, whole genome shotgun sequence DNA:
- the LOC122467857 gene encoding olfactory receptor 4F15 translates to MDRRNQSTVSEFVLLGLTNSWEIQLLLSVFSFLFYLASMMGNLVIVFTVTLDAHLHFPMYFLLANLSVIDMLFCSIIAPKMICDIFKKRKSISFCGCFTQIFFSHAVGGTEMVLLIAMAFDRYVAICKPLHYLTVMSPRMCLYFVVTSWVIGFIHSLIQVVFVVDLPFCGPNVLDSFYCDLPRLLRLACTNTQELEFMVTVNSGLISVGSFIVLVISYIFILFTVWKLSSGGSSKAISTLSAHITVVVLFFGPLMFFYTWPSPTSNLDKYLAIFDAFITPFLNPVIYTFRNKEMKAAMRRLCSHVVHYWKIS, encoded by the coding sequence ATGGATAGAAGGAATCAGTCGACAGTATCAGAGTTTGTGCTCCTGGGACTCACTAATTCATGGGAGATCCaacttctcctttctgttttctcttttttgttctacTTGGCAAGCATGATGGGAAACCTTGTCATTGTGTTCACTGTAACCTTGGATGCTCATTTGCACTTCCCTATGTATTTCCTCCTGGCTAACCTCTCAGTCATTGATATGTTGTTTTGCTCAATCATAGCCCCTAAAATGATTTGTGATATTTTCAAGAAGCGCAAATCCATCTCTTTCTGTGGATGCTTTACCCAGATCTTCTTTAGCCATGCTGTCGGGGGCACTGAGATGGTGCTGCTTATAGCCATGGCCTTTGACAGATATGTGGCCATATGTAAGCCTCTGCACTACTTGACCGTCATGAGTCCCAGGATGTGTCTATATTTTGTAGTCACTTCCTGGGTCATTGGcttcatccattcattgattCAAGTAGTTTTTGTGGTAGACTTGCCTTTTTGTGGCCCTAACGTGTTGGACAGTTTTTATTGTGACCTTCCCCGGCTCCTCAGACTTGCCTGCACAAACACCCAAGAACTGGAGTTCATGGTTACTGTGAATAGTGGGCTCATTTCTGTGGGCTCCTTTATCGTGCTGGTCATTTCATAcatcttcattttgtttactgtttggAAACTTTCCTCTGGTGGCTCATCCAAGGCTATCTCTACACTGTCAGCTCATATCACTGTGGTAGTTTTGTTCTTTGGGCCACTGATGTTTTTCTACACATGGCCTTCTCCCACATCCAACCTGGATAAGTATCTTGCTATTTTTGATGCATTTATCACTCCTTTTCTGAATCCAGTCATCTATACATTCAGGAACAAAGAGATGAAAGCAGCAATGAGGAGATTGTGCAGTCATGTTGTGCATTACTGGAAGATCTCGTGA